TCATTGGGTAATTGTTGGTGGTGAAAGTGGAATAAAAGCAAGACCTATGAAAAGCGAATGGGTTTTGGGCATAAAAAAACAATGCGAACAACAAAAAGTAGCATTCTTTTTTAAACAATGGGGAAATTGGGGAGCAGATGGTATTAAAAGAAACAAAAAACTGAATGGAAGAAAATTAAATGGAAAAATATATGATGAATATCCTGAATTGATTGAAGAATATTTTGAATAGTCTCGTCCCATAATAGATTTAAATAAAAATGAAAAAAAGTAAATCTAAATTAGGATAAGACAATAACCCCGCAAGGTTTCCTGCATATCGGTAGGAAAAGTGAAAACCTTACGGGTTTTGTATAATTATTTTTTATATTATAATTTTATTTCAAGATAAAATTGCAGAAAATATTAGTAACTTTCGGCTTAATATTTTACACCTATTTATTATAATCAATTTGAATAATATGAATGTTGATGTGTTATTAGGACTTCAATGGGGCGATGAAGGCAAAGGAAAAATTGTTGATGTATTAACAAAAAATTACGATATAATTGCAAGATTTCAAGGCGGCCCAAATGCAGGGCATTCTCTTGAATTTAATGATATTAAACACATATTGCATACAATCCCTTCGGGTATTTTCCACAATAATGCAATTAATATTATTGGCAATGGGGTGGTTATTGACCCGATTATTTTTAAAAAAGAAATCGACGAAATACTCGAACTCGGCGTAAATCTTAATAACAAACTTCTTATTTCAAAAAAAGCTCATCTTATTTTACCTACTCACAGGATTTTAGATGCTGCAAAAGAACATTCAAAAGGAAAAGAAAAAATAGGCTCAACATTAAAAGGAATCAGTCCTACTTATATTGATAAAACAGGAAGAGATGGTTTGAGAATTGGAGATATTCTATCAAATAAATTTATTGATAAATATATTGCTTTAACAAATAAACATTTTAAACTTATAGAACAATACGATTTTAAATTCGATTTTACTGAATATGAAAAAGGATGGATGGAAGGTATTGAACTAATTAAAACATTCGATTTAATTGATTCTGAACATGTTATTAATTCCCACATATCTGATAATAAAAAAATACTTGCCGAAGGGGCACAAGGAACTTTATTAGATATTGATTTTGGCTCATATCCTTATGTAACTTCATCAAATACAGTTTGTTCGGGAGCATGTACAGGATTAGGCATTTCTCCGGGTAAAATCGGGGAAGTAATCGGAATTTTTAAAGCATATTGTACACGTGTCGGTTCGGGTCCTTTTCCTACCGAACTTGATGATGAAACTGGCATACTATTACGTAAATACGGACATGAATACGGTGCTACAACCGGTCGTCCGCGAAGATGCGGATGGATGGACCTTGTTGCTCTAAAATATTCAGTTATGCTTAATGGAACCACACAACTGATAATGACCAAAGCTGACGTGCTTGACCATTTCGACACAATAAAAATTGCTACTGCGTATGAAATAAATGGCAAAATCATTGATTATTTTCCTTATGAAATAGATGACAATATTAAACCTGTTTATAAAGAATTTAAAGGATGGAAAAAAGATATTTCAAGCATGAAAAATAAAGCTGATATTCCTGTTGAATTATTTGATTATATTAAATTTATTGAATCGGAAATAAATGTTCCAATAAAAATAATCTCAGTAGGACCGGAAAGAAAACAAACTGTTGTTCTTTAATATGAAATAATCAATAATTACCAAACCCGAATTATTCCACATAAAAAAATTTATACGCATTCACAAGGTTAATAAAG
This Bacteroidales bacterium DNA region includes the following protein-coding sequences:
- a CDS encoding adenylosuccinate synthase yields the protein MNVDVLLGLQWGDEGKGKIVDVLTKNYDIIARFQGGPNAGHSLEFNDIKHILHTIPSGIFHNNAINIIGNGVVIDPIIFKKEIDEILELGVNLNNKLLISKKAHLILPTHRILDAAKEHSKGKEKIGSTLKGISPTYIDKTGRDGLRIGDILSNKFIDKYIALTNKHFKLIEQYDFKFDFTEYEKGWMEGIELIKTFDLIDSEHVINSHISDNKKILAEGAQGTLLDIDFGSYPYVTSSNTVCSGACTGLGISPGKIGEVIGIFKAYCTRVGSGPFPTELDDETGILLRKYGHEYGATTGRPRRCGWMDLVALKYSVMLNGTTQLIMTKADVLDHFDTIKIATAYEINGKIIDYFPYEIDDNIKPVYKEFKGWKKDISSMKNKADIPVELFDYIKFIESEINVPIKIISVGPERKQTVVL